The Zingiber officinale cultivar Zhangliang chromosome 9A, Zo_v1.1, whole genome shotgun sequence genome window below encodes:
- the LOC122019006 gene encoding calnexin homolog 1-like produces MFAFIVLFLHPTSALSLSNPHPSALHSPLSTLPLLNGLLEFLRSAPSAKRKMANPFLLFLPIASCFLQIWASDVLFYESFDEPFDGRWIVSRKGDYGGLWQHSKSNGHQDYGLLVSEKAKKYAIAKELDQPTNLNDGTTVLQFEVRLQNGLECGGAYLKYLRPQAPGWTPKGFDNQSPYTIMFGPDKCGSTNKVHFIFQHRNPKTGKFVEHHLKYPPAAPSDKLSHVYTAILRPDNELKIFIDGEEKKSANFLLTDDFEPAFFPPKIIPDPDDKKPEDWDERSKIPDPHAVKPQDWDEDAPMEIEDETAVKPGGWLDDEPEEIDDPGSVKPEDWDDEEDGVWEPPKMDNPKCYEVPGCGEWKRPMKSNPAYKGKWHAPLIDNQNYKGTWKPREINNPEFFELDKPNFEPIAAIGIEIWTMQDGIIFDNILIASDEKVAEEYRIKTWKPKYDVEKEKLKAEEAASGFKATTLRFQKQVFAVLYKIADIPFLEAYKIKIIEIIEKAEKQAHITVGILLAVAFVSVSVLFRSIFGAKKPKVSAASKNAKVDKTDVGGRSEPKDEKDKENESGPRQRKSRRET; encoded by the exons ATGTTTGCGTTCATTGTGTTG TTTCTCCACCCTACTTCCGCGCTCTCATTGTCCAACCCGCACCCCTCCGCTCTCCACTCTCCACTCTCCACTCTCCCTCTTCTTAACGGTTTGTTAGAGTTCCTGCGATCCGCTCCTTCGGCTAAGCGCAAGATGGCCAAccccttcctcctcttcttgccgaTCGCGTCTTGTTTTCTACAGATTTGGGCGTCGGATGTG CTGTTCTACGAGTCGTTTGATGAACCTTTTGATGGTCGGTGGATCGTCTCAAGGAAGGGGGACTATGGAG GCTTATGGCAGCATTCAAAGAGTAATGGCCATCAAGACTATGGCCTTCTTGTGAGTGAAAAAGCTAAAAAGTATGCAATAGCTAAGGAACTTGATCAACCTACCAATCTCAACGATGGAACTACAGTTTTGCAATTTGAGGTTCGACTACAGAATGGACTTGAATGCGGAGGGGCATATCTCAAATATCTCCGTCCTCAAGCCCCTGGATGGACACCAAAGGGTTTTGACAACCAGTCTCCTTATACTATCATGTTTGGACCTGATAAATGTGGGTCAACAAACAAAGTGCATTTTATCTTTCAACATAGAAACCCCAAAACTGGCAAGTTTGTTGAACATCATTTGAAATACCCTCCGGCTGCCCCCTCTGATAAACTCTCTCATGTCTACACTGCTATTTTGAGACCTGACAATGAGCTTAAGATTTTCATCGATGGGGAAGAAAAGAAGAGTGCAAATTTCTTATTGACAGATGATTTTGAACCAGCATTTTTTCCTCCCAAGATAATACCTGACCCTGATGATAAAAAACCTGAGGATTGGGATGAGAGGAGCAAGATTCCTGACCCTCATGCAGTAAAGCCGCAGGATTGGGATGAAGATGCACCAATGGAGATCGAAGATGAGACAGCAGTCAAGCCCGGCGGATGGTTGGATGATGAGCCTGAAGAGATTGATGATCCTGGATCCGTAAAACCAGAGGATTGGGATGATGAAGAGGATGGAGTATGGGAGCCACCAAAAATGGACAACCCAAAGTGTTACGAAGTTCCTGGCTGTGGAGAGTGGAAGAGGCCCATGAAGAGTAACCCAGCATACAAGGGGAAATGGCATGCCCCTTTAATTGACAACCAAAACTACAAGGGTACCTGGAAGCCCCGAGAAATCAATAACCCTGAATTCTTTGAGCTCGACAAACCAAATTTTGAGCCAATTGCTGCTATCGGTATTGAGATTTGGACCATGCAAGATGGTATTATATTTGACAATATTTTGATAGCTAGTGATGAGAAGGTTgctgaggaatataggatcaaaactTGGAAGCCTAAGTACGACGttgagaaagaaaaattgaaagcTGAGGAAGCTGCCTCTGGGTTTAAGGCTACGACCTTAAGATTTCAGAAGCAAGTATTTGCTGTTCTTTACAAGATAGCAGACATTCCTTTCTTGGAGGCTTACAAGATTAAAATAATT GAGATCATTGAGAAGGCAGAgaagcaagcacacatcacagtaGGAATCCTTTTAGCCGTAGCGTTTGTATCTGTTAGTGTTTTATTCAGGTCTATTTTTGGAGCAAAGAAGCCCAAG GTAAGCGCTGCATCCAAAAATGCCAAAGTAGACAAAACTGACGTTGGAGGACGCAGTGAACCCAAAGATGAAAAGGATAAAGAAAATGAATCAGGCCCGCGCCAAAGGAAGTCTAGGAGGGAGACATAG
- the LOC122021161 gene encoding nudix hydrolase 12, mitochondrial-like: protein MASPLVARKGRDLQRYEDHLRLVAGCIPYKITEEPDHQSDDVIDKLQVLMISSPGRHDFVFPKGGWEKDETACEAARREALEEAGVRGILHEIELGQWVFRSKSSQVSCSQEGGCKGYMFAMKVTEELDCWPEQEVHGRKWVTVADAFKLCRYDWMREALDLFVKQLYSNTMLSVRGLYEPTKFCFVKSTAAEQAIALC, encoded by the exons ATGGCGTCGCCTCTGGTGGCTCGGAAAGGTCGCGACTTGCAGCGTTACGAGGACCATCTCCGGCTTGTTGCTGG ATGCATTCCCTACAAGATAACTGAGGAACCAGACCATCAATCTGATGATGTGATTGACAAACTGCAAGTTCTCATGATCAGTTCACCTGGTCGACATGATTTTGTGTTCCCAAAG GGTGGGTGGGAGAAAGATGAGACTGCATGTGAAGCGGCACGCCGAGAAGCTTTGGAGGAAGCAGGAGTTCGGGGAATACTGCAT GAAATCGAGCTTGGTCAATGGGTATTTAGGAGCAAGAGCAGTCAGGTCAGTTGCAGCCAGGAAGGAGGTTGTAAAGGTTACATGTTTGCTATGAAGGTAACCGAAGAACTCGACTGCTGGCCTGAACAAGAAGTACATGGCAGGAAGTGG GTGACCGTAGCGGATGCATTTAAACTCTGTCGATACGATTGGATGCGCGAAGCCCTTGACTTGTTTGTGAAACAGCTCTATAGCAATACAATGCTGTCTGTTCGCGGGTTATACGAGCCAACAAAATTCTGCTTCGTGAAGTCTACTGCCGCTGAGCAAGCCATTGCCTTGTGCTGA
- the LOC122018953 gene encoding pentatricopeptide repeat-containing protein At5g61800-like, translating to MPSREFSHRQLFHLLHRRCKSLRHLKAIHAHATVHGLTSLYPSPILAKLIYTLTLLLPTAINHRASLPAAATASAGYALSLFHAIPFPSAFPYNLLMRVHTLLSSPLSALLLFACMRRSAVPPDLHTFPFALKACTRLRHPALARAVHCQAIVFGFADDLYVRNTLISTYSSCYSMTEARTIFDECPSLRDVVSYNILIDGYVKAGQTEHARNLFDGMPERDVVSWGTLLAGYTRMGEFEAAVMLFDRMLEIGEKPDDVALVSVLSCCAQLGKLDIGEAIHEYIKNNRAKLNVYLSTALVDMYAKCGCVGVALEIFESTPWKNLFTWNAIIVGLAMHGDGKKSLEYFNRMSDVGVQPDGVTCLGVLVACSHAGLVEMARSFFSEMESGYGVERELKHYGSMTDLLGRAGLIKEAMKMIEGMPMKADAYVWGGVLAGCRIHGNIEIAEIAAKHLLELDPDNSGIFSIMADIYANNRRWEDVGRIRKLMSEKGVKMNVACSSI from the coding sequence ATGCCATCGCGGGAGTTCTCCCACCGTCAGCTCTTCCATCTCCTCCATCGCCGCTGCAAGAGCCTCCGCCACCTCAAGGCCATCCATGCCCATGCCACCGTCCACGGCCTTACCTCTCTGTATCCCTCCCCCATCCTCGCCAAGCTCATCTACACGCTCACCCTCCTCCTCCCCACCGCCATCAACCACCGTGCCTCCCTCCCTGCCGCAGCAACCGCCTCTGCCGGATACGCCCTCTCCCTCTTCCACGCCATCCCCTTCCCATCCGCCTTCCCCTACAACCTCCTCATGCGTGTCCACACCCTTCTCTCCTCCCCTCTCTCCGCTCTCCTCCTCTTCGCCTGCATGCGCCGCTCCGCGGTGCCCCCCGACCTCCACACCTTTCCCTTCGCCCTCAAGGCATGCACCCGCCTCCGCCACCCTGCCCTCGCCCGCGCCGTCCACTGCCAAGCGATCGTGTTCGGCTTCGCCGACGACCTCTACGTCCGTAACACTTTGATCAGCACCTATTCTTCTTGCTACTCGATGACCGAAGCAAGGACTATCTTCGACGAGTGCCCCTCGCTTCGTGATGTCGTTTCCTATAATATTTTGATAGATGGATATGTGAAGGCCGGCCAAACTGAGCACGCGCGCAACCTGTTCGACGGAATGCCTGAAAGGGATGTAGTCTCGTGGGGTACACTTTTGGCTGGATACACGCGGATGGGTGAATTCGAGGCTGCAGTCATGCTCTTTGACCGGATGCTTGAGATAGGAGAGAAGCCTGATGATGTTGCTTTGGTCTCTGTATTGTCTTGCTGTGCTCAGTTAGGAAAGTTGGACATAGGAGAAGCCATCCACGAGTACATCAAAAACAACAGGGCTAAACTTAATGTCTATCTTTCCACGGCCCTGGTCGACATGTATGCAAAGTGTGGTTGCGTTGGTGTTGCTTTAGAGATTTTTGAGTCAACACCGTGGAAAAATTTGTTCACATGGAATGCTATTATTGTCGGTCTAGCTATGCATGGTGATGGTAAGAAGTCGCTCGAGTACTTCAATAGGATGAGTGATGTTGGTGTTCAGCCGGATGGAGTGACCTGCTTAGGCGTATTGGTGGCTTGTAGCCATGCAGGACTTGTTGAAATGGCCCGGAGTTTCTTCAGTGAGATGGAGAGTGGCTATGGTGTTGAGCGTGAGCTCAAGCATTATGGTTCTATGACAGATTTACTTGGTCGAGCTGGGTTGATCAAGGAAGCCATGAAAATGATCGAAGGGATGCCAATGAAGGCCGATGCATATGTTTGGGGAGGTGTCCTGGCAGGTTGTCGGATACATGGGAATATAGAGATTGCGGAGATTGCAGCAAAACATCTACTGGAATTGGATCCAGATAACAGTGGGATATTCTCGATTATGGCTGACATATATGCTAATAATAGGAGATGGGAGGATGTCGGGAGGATTAGGAAGTTGATGAGTGAAAAGGGAGTGAAAATGAATGTTGCTTGTAGTTCAATATAG
- the LOC122018954 gene encoding probable protein S-acyltransferase 7: MYGKTLPRHVSDSNRRIIETSGPSKRVYQVWQGSNKFFWGGRLIFGPDARSLVLTINLIAVPVILFAIFVSQKLVHEFQHQFGNLIIAIAIMFAAYNITLLLLTSGRDPGIVPRNANPPEPTDIVSPGTSTEWSGSHGAPALPQTKDVFVNGTFVKVKYCNTCMLYRPPRCSHCSICNNCVERFDHHCPWVGQCIGRRNYRLFFMFVSSTTLLCLYVFAFCWVNLKKIMDVHECNLWAAVAKSPVSGILIIYTFIAAWFVGGLTSFHIYLICTNQTTYENFRYRYDSKMNPYNRGCFQNVKEVLLSEVPKSMNNFRAKVKEDSTRFASSHSMGRAISPDVPKTSYDLEVGAKRHTVVAEELEDIQSQFECGASARCDLQPPHPSWTDDKDHWEITNDIEALEAEFRMENTYGHRGNIH; encoded by the exons ATGTATGGAAAGACACTTCCAAGGCATGTATCTGACTCTAATCGAAGAATCATTGAGACAAGCGGTCCATCAAAGAGGGTGTATCAAGTGTGGCAAGGAAGCAAT AAGTTTTTTTGGGGAGGGAGGCTTATATTTGGTCCAGATGCAAGGTCTCTGGTGCTCACAATAAATCTTATTGCAGTTCCTGTTATCCTCTTTGCTATATTCGTCTCTCAGAAGCTGGTCCATGAGTTCCAGCATCAGTTTGGGAATCTTATTATAGCTATTGCTATTATGTTTGCTGCTTAT AATattactcttctccttcttaccTCTGGCAGAGATCCAGGAATTGTTCCACGTAACGCCAATCCACCTGAACCAACAGATATTGTCTCACCTGGTACATCTACAGAGTGGTCCGGAAGCCATGGTGCTCCAGCTTTACCGCAAACTAAAGATGTATTTGTAAATGGCACTTTTGTGAAGGTCAAGTATTGCAACACATGCATGCTTTATCGCCCCCCTCGTTGCTCTCACTGCTCAATCTGCAACAATTGTGTGGAGCGCTTTGATCATCATTGTCCCTGGGTTGGGCAGTGTATTGGAAGA AGGAACTACCGTTTGTTCTTTATGTTTGTGTCCTCGACGACCCTTCTCTGCCTGTATGTCTTTGCCTTCTGTTGGGTTAATCTTAAAAAGATTATGGATGTGCACGAATGCAATCTTTGGGCAGCTGTTGCAAAATCACCTGTTTCTGGAATTCTCATCATTTACACATTTATAGCAGCTTGGTTTGTTGGCGGTTTGACATCCTTCCATATTTACTTAATCTGCACCAATCAG ACAACCTATGAGAATTTTAGATATCGATACGACAGCAAAATGAATCCATATAACCGTGGGTGCTTCCAAAATGTCAAGGAGGTTCTCTTATCTGAAGTTCCCAAGTCCATGAATAATTTCAGAGCAAAGGTGAAAGAGGATTCGACTAGATTCGCCTCATCGCATTCTATGGGGCGAGCCATCAGTCCAGATGTACCAAAGACAAGCTATGATCTCGAGGTTGGTGCAAAAAGACATACTGTGGTCGCAGAGGAACTTGAAGACATACAAAGCCAGTTTGAGTGTGGAGCATCAGCAAGATGTGATCTCCAACCGCCACACCCAAGCTGGACAGATGACAAAGACCACTGGGAGATAACAAATGACATAGAGGCACTGGAGGCtgaatttagaatggaaaatacCTATGGACACAGAGGAAATATTCATTGA